A single genomic interval of Nonomuraea rubra harbors:
- a CDS encoding response regulator, translating into MPVRLIIVDDHPIVRDGLRGILDTDDIEIVGEAADGPEALAVALRTAPDLVLLDLRMPKMTGAEVIRLLREQQPGIHVLVLTTFDDDADVLPAIEQGATGYLLKDTPRAELRRAVLAAAAGETVLSPTVAGILTRKAQEPEPRTLSPRELEVMRFIARGATNREVAGKLFITEATVKTHLLHVFAKLGVKDRAAAVAVAYELGLLERQR; encoded by the coding sequence ATGCCCGTTCGCCTGATCATCGTGGACGACCACCCGATCGTCCGCGACGGCTTGCGCGGAATCCTCGACACGGACGACATCGAGATCGTCGGGGAGGCGGCCGACGGCCCCGAGGCCCTCGCCGTGGCCCTGCGAACCGCCCCCGACCTGGTGCTCCTCGATCTGCGGATGCCGAAGATGACCGGTGCCGAGGTCATCCGGCTCCTGCGCGAGCAGCAGCCAGGAATCCACGTGCTCGTGCTGACCACGTTCGACGACGACGCCGACGTCCTGCCCGCGATCGAGCAAGGCGCCACCGGCTATCTCCTGAAGGACACCCCTCGTGCGGAGTTGCGGCGGGCGGTGCTGGCGGCGGCGGCCGGGGAGACGGTGCTGTCGCCCACGGTGGCGGGAATCCTGACGCGGAAAGCGCAGGAACCGGAGCCGCGCACGTTGAGCCCGCGGGAGCTGGAGGTCATGCGGTTCATCGCTCGGGGGGCGACGAATCGGGAGGTAGCGGGCAAGCTGTTCATCACGGAGGCGACCGTGAAGACGCATCTGCTGCACGTCTTCGCCAAGCTGGGGGTCAAGGATCGTGCGGCGGCGGTCGCGGTGGCGTACGAGCTGGGTCTGCTGGAGCGGCAGCGCTGA
- a CDS encoding helix-turn-helix domain-containing protein produces the protein MSDSATPGWRQSVQDICTSIDRLHDRLQEVAAEDRLRILHQLQDSLTGLHTQAREQAITAARADGLPLRRIATAAGCSHEQVRHILQRHTSPAAGPPPRQPRTGPPGPQ, from the coding sequence ATGAGCGATTCCGCGACACCGGGCTGGCGGCAGAGCGTCCAGGACATCTGCACCAGCATCGACCGGCTCCACGACCGACTGCAAGAGGTCGCCGCCGAGGACCGGCTTCGCATCCTGCACCAGCTGCAGGACAGCCTGACCGGCCTGCACACCCAGGCGCGCGAGCAGGCCATCACCGCCGCCCGCGCCGACGGCCTGCCGCTGCGCCGGATCGCCACCGCCGCGGGCTGCTCCCACGAACAGGTCCGCCACATCCTGCAGCGACACACCAGCCCCGCTGCCGGCCCGCCACCGCGGCAGCCGAGGACAGGACCGCCAGGGCCACAGTGA
- a CDS encoding PP2C family protein-serine/threonine phosphatase — MLGGLLEAAHLSAMEDLPGLVAEYGRLAGFSQTMIYVADLQQQLLMPLTGQHDVFGERLEPIRIDATMAGRAFRGVEIVEARHVLDPAAPESARTSPAGEGPQRLWVPLLNGTERVGVLGVTVPNGAEGAGLLVGRLASLVSLLVISKRPHSDSYARLVRAQPMTLSAEVLWNLLPPGAFANDHVVVSAALEPAYEVGGDAYDYAIDGDTLHLSIFDAMGHDTAAGLTATIAVGSGRTSRRQGKDLPATSQAIDAAIAEQFTDRFATGVLADLDLRSGQLSWVNRGHHPPLVIRGGQLVAALTGVPDPPMGFGWALSTGLLRYQLEPGDRLLFYTDGVIEAQSPDGEVFGLERFIDFIVRREADGMSAPETLRRLIQTVLKYQRGRLQDDATVLTVEWRTERQQRLALGSSGAPVDTPG, encoded by the coding sequence ATGCTGGGCGGGCTGCTGGAGGCCGCTCATCTGTCCGCGATGGAGGATCTGCCGGGCCTGGTCGCCGAGTACGGCCGGTTGGCCGGCTTCTCACAGACGATGATTTACGTAGCCGACCTGCAACAGCAACTGCTGATGCCCTTGACTGGACAACACGATGTGTTCGGAGAGCGGCTCGAGCCGATCCGGATCGACGCCACCATGGCGGGGCGTGCCTTCCGCGGCGTGGAGATCGTCGAGGCGCGGCACGTGCTGGACCCCGCCGCGCCCGAGAGTGCGCGGACGTCGCCGGCGGGCGAGGGTCCGCAGCGGCTGTGGGTGCCGTTGCTGAACGGCACCGAGCGGGTCGGCGTGCTGGGGGTGACCGTGCCGAACGGCGCAGAGGGCGCCGGGCTGCTGGTCGGCCGGCTGGCCTCGCTCGTCTCGCTGCTGGTGATCAGTAAGCGTCCGCACAGCGACTCCTATGCGCGCCTGGTGCGCGCTCAGCCGATGACGCTGTCGGCTGAGGTGTTGTGGAACCTGCTCCCGCCGGGAGCTTTCGCCAACGACCACGTGGTGGTCAGTGCCGCGCTGGAGCCCGCCTACGAGGTGGGCGGAGACGCCTACGACTATGCGATCGACGGTGACACGCTGCATTTGTCGATCTTCGACGCGATGGGACACGACACCGCGGCCGGGCTGACCGCCACCATCGCCGTCGGGTCCGGTCGCACCAGCCGCCGCCAGGGCAAGGACCTGCCCGCGACGAGTCAGGCGATCGACGCGGCGATCGCCGAGCAGTTCACGGACCGCTTCGCCACGGGTGTCCTGGCCGACCTGGACCTGCGCAGCGGCCAGCTGAGCTGGGTCAACCGAGGCCATCATCCGCCCTTGGTGATCCGAGGCGGCCAACTGGTCGCCGCCTTGACTGGCGTCCCCGATCCGCCGATGGGTTTCGGCTGGGCTCTGTCCACCGGTCTCCTGCGTTACCAGCTGGAGCCCGGGGATCGGCTGCTGTTCTACACCGACGGCGTCATCGAGGCGCAGAGTCCGGACGGGGAAGTGTTCGGGCTGGAGCGCTTCATCGACTTCATCGTCCGCCGCGAGGCCGACGGCATGTCGGCGCCGGAAACGCTGCGCCGGTTGATCCAGACCGTCCTGAAGTACCAGCGCGGCCGGCTCCAGGACGATGCCACCGTGCTGACGGTCGAGTGGCGCACCGAGCGGCAACAGCGGCTCGCCTTGGGAAGCTCCGGGGCGCCGGTAGATACACCAGGCTGA
- a CDS encoding YihY/virulence factor BrkB family protein, producing MSAFRGWASRMAAGWKNARSRHGWLDHMVRALIRYDQADAGRLSAALTYYAFFATFALALLGFAILGRILDQPAALAEVQRYLSDTFPRLDVQALRDAGGTAGLVACVVLPLTGLFWMDTLRSATRAIWRLEEYPGGFFLRQIIDLGVVAGLGILLSLSLTVVFAAEWVLTWIAVNTVGVQAAPAQWVLSVAAFVLGIGVNTLLAMALLTAPPRLHLPLRRVIGPALVITIGLEILKTLGQALLNLTAANPAYQVVTGAVAMLLFLKVLNQLILFATALAATSTTGDVTDLATRRGPP from the coding sequence ATGAGCGCCTTCAGGGGCTGGGCCAGCCGGATGGCGGCAGGCTGGAAGAACGCGAGGAGCCGGCACGGGTGGCTGGATCACATGGTGCGGGCCCTGATCCGCTACGACCAGGCCGATGCCGGCCGGCTGTCGGCCGCCCTCACGTACTACGCTTTCTTCGCCACGTTCGCTCTGGCCCTGCTGGGGTTCGCCATCCTCGGCCGCATCCTGGATCAGCCGGCCGCGCTGGCCGAGGTGCAGCGCTACCTGAGCGACACCTTCCCGCGCCTGGACGTCCAGGCGCTTCGCGACGCCGGAGGAACGGCCGGGCTGGTGGCCTGCGTGGTGCTGCCGCTGACGGGCCTGTTCTGGATGGACACCCTACGCTCGGCGACCAGGGCGATCTGGCGGCTGGAGGAGTATCCGGGCGGCTTCTTCCTGCGTCAGATCATCGACCTGGGCGTGGTGGCGGGGCTCGGGATACTGCTCTCGTTGTCGCTCACCGTCGTCTTCGCCGCCGAGTGGGTGCTGACCTGGATCGCGGTGAACACCGTGGGCGTGCAGGCCGCTCCCGCCCAGTGGGTGCTGTCGGTGGCGGCGTTCGTGCTGGGCATCGGAGTCAACACGTTGCTGGCCATGGCGCTGCTCACCGCGCCACCACGGCTGCACCTACCGCTGCGCCGGGTGATCGGGCCGGCGCTCGTCATCACGATCGGCCTGGAGATTCTCAAGACCCTCGGCCAAGCTCTGCTCAACCTCACCGCCGCCAACCCCGCCTACCAGGTCGTCACCGGAGCGGTGGCGATGCTGCTCTTCCTCAAGGTGCTCAACCAGCTCATCCTGTTCGCCACCGCGCTGGCGGCCACCAGCACGACCGGGGACGTCACCGACCTGGCCACTCGGCGCGGTCCGCCGTGA
- a CDS encoding PP2C family protein-serine/threonine phosphatase translates to MASSFKPVLAPTVPQLPAQVYDPQRLAALAATELMDSEPEQGLDDLCELAVATTGARRACVALLDGRHSFWKAAAGGGPLSLETRRFAIHEDLCHLLIGAGTPVMVEDAAHDARLAHLPIAHEGGLGAWAGFPILSDEGLVLGGLCVLDDRPRRWSGTQRQALERLARSVSEEISLRRRLRQAHERIEGLEGSHQAVSQLAQSLQDSLLPPVIARPAWLDAAALYLPASDGENVVGDFFDLFATQEQRWCAVLGDVSGKGLEAAKVTALARYTVRTEATQHLSPATVLTRLNDALCRQRLNTRFLTAACLTFEPHPDGSVRGLISLGGHAPALIRRADGTVQEAGLPGDLLGMFDDLSLHTEIVDLAPGDAVLLYTDGVTEAHRRGDHASWGEPALAALLAGCGGLNADRILDRITAALTAHAGNYRSDDTALLLLRVPAIDEV, encoded by the coding sequence GTGGCATCGTCGTTCAAGCCGGTCCTGGCGCCTACGGTGCCCCAGCTACCGGCCCAGGTGTACGACCCGCAGCGGCTGGCCGCGCTGGCCGCGACGGAGCTGATGGACAGTGAGCCCGAGCAGGGTCTGGATGACCTGTGCGAGCTGGCTGTGGCGACGACCGGAGCCCGACGGGCATGCGTGGCCTTGCTGGATGGCAGGCACTCCTTTTGGAAGGCTGCCGCGGGCGGCGGGCCGCTGTCGCTGGAAACGCGGCGGTTTGCGATCCATGAAGACCTGTGCCACCTGCTGATCGGCGCTGGAACACCGGTGATGGTCGAAGACGCCGCGCACGATGCCCGGCTGGCGCATCTGCCGATCGCGCATGAGGGCGGCCTCGGTGCGTGGGCAGGCTTCCCGATCTTGTCAGATGAAGGGCTGGTGCTGGGCGGGCTGTGCGTGCTGGACGACCGGCCGCGCAGGTGGAGCGGCACGCAGCGCCAGGCGTTGGAACGGCTGGCCCGCTCGGTAAGCGAAGAGATCAGCCTGCGCCGGCGACTGCGCCAGGCCCACGAGCGCATTGAGGGCCTGGAGGGCTCGCACCAGGCCGTTAGTCAACTGGCACAGAGCCTGCAAGACAGCCTCCTGCCGCCGGTGATCGCCCGGCCGGCGTGGCTGGATGCCGCCGCCCTCTACCTGCCCGCGAGCGACGGCGAGAACGTGGTCGGCGACTTCTTCGACCTGTTCGCCACCCAGGAGCAGCGCTGGTGCGCCGTGCTCGGCGACGTGTCGGGCAAGGGGCTGGAAGCGGCCAAGGTCACCGCCCTGGCCCGCTACACCGTGCGTACCGAGGCCACCCAGCATCTATCCCCGGCCACCGTGCTGACCCGGCTCAACGACGCGTTGTGCCGCCAGCGGCTCAACACCCGTTTCCTGACCGCCGCTTGCCTGACGTTCGAGCCCCACCCGGACGGCAGCGTGCGCGGGCTGATCAGCCTGGGCGGCCACGCCCCCGCGCTGATCCGGCGAGCAGACGGCACGGTGCAGGAAGCCGGCCTGCCCGGCGATCTGCTGGGCATGTTCGATGATTTGAGCCTCCACACCGAGATCGTTGACCTGGCGCCCGGTGACGCGGTGCTGCTCTACACCGATGGAGTCACCGAGGCCCACCGCCGCGGAGATCACGCCTCGTGGGGAGAACCGGCGCTCGCCGCGCTGCTGGCCGGATGTGGCGGTCTGAACGCCGACCGGATCCTGGATCGCATCACCGCCGCCCTTACCGCGCATGCGGGGAACTATCGCAGCGACGACACCGCCCTGCTGCTCCTGCGCGTCCCCGCCATCGATGAGGTCTGA
- a CDS encoding DUF5994 family protein, with amino-acid sequence MTLTLLSQPAPLSSASSAIPRADSALRLSLHPVPNRRAVVNGAWWPYSRDAAAELPGLIAAVDRLLDRVTLGISVHGDTWQSLPRRIPARGRQIRISWSRHTDPRLITLSFAAGEPVVLLIIPSGTAADAAQATLKLATQDTAGLTPDDILNLATLPSRPAARPTLRTVTAGSSAD; translated from the coding sequence ATGACGCTGACACTTCTTTCTCAGCCCGCACCGCTCAGCTCCGCCTCATCGGCGATCCCCCGCGCCGATTCCGCGCTACGGCTCAGCCTCCACCCGGTGCCGAATCGGCGCGCCGTGGTGAACGGGGCCTGGTGGCCCTACTCCCGCGATGCGGCCGCCGAACTGCCTGGCCTCATCGCCGCCGTCGACCGGCTGCTTGATCGCGTCACGCTCGGCATCAGCGTCCATGGCGACACGTGGCAGAGCCTCCCTCGCCGCATCCCCGCTCGCGGCCGCCAGATCCGCATCAGCTGGTCACGCCACACCGACCCGCGCCTGATCACTCTCAGCTTCGCCGCCGGAGAGCCGGTCGTCTTGCTGATCATCCCCTCGGGCACCGCCGCCGACGCTGCGCAGGCCACGCTCAAACTCGCCACCCAGGACACCGCCGGCCTGACGCCCGACGACATCCTCAACCTGGCGACCCTGCCATCCCGACCCGCGGCGCGCCCGACCCTCCGTACGGTGACCGCCGGCAGCTCAGCCGACTGA
- a CDS encoding UBP-type zinc finger domain-containing protein encodes MTLDAQGTDATDRAGLNGQAPRCDHIDQLPQVQYGPAECKECLTLDRPWTRLLVCLICGWVACSDDSQGGHARAHYEETDHPVVATLESRSTWRWCYVHRRTV; translated from the coding sequence ATGACCCTGGACGCACAAGGAACGGACGCGACCGACCGTGCAGGCCTGAATGGTCAGGCCCCGCGCTGCGATCACATCGACCAGCTCCCCCAGGTGCAGTATGGACCGGCCGAGTGCAAGGAATGTCTGACCCTCGACCGGCCCTGGACGCGCCTGCTGGTGTGCCTGATTTGTGGCTGGGTGGCCTGTTCCGACGACTCACAGGGCGGGCACGCCCGCGCCCACTACGAGGAGACCGACCATCCGGTCGTCGCCACCCTGGAATCGAGATCGACCTGGCGCTGGTGTTACGTGCACCGCCGCACCGTATGA
- a CDS encoding ABC transporter permease: MRALKNVIAVELMLGLRDPMSAFFALGFPLIMLWVKLREGNKRLPGGAPLVDATVPMLTVFVIGLAGLVVLPATLAQYRERRVLKRLRATPASPVMIFGAQWAAHMVLAVLGTVLIVGAGVLAYGLTAPASLPLVILAWLLGALSLGAIGLLLGVLAPSGRAATVIGLGLFFPMVFMSGAVIPRESMSGSMRAIGDLTPMAPAVQAIRDGWAGNGASAVTLGIMVAVFVVAGVAAVRAFRW, from the coding sequence ATGCGAGCCCTCAAGAACGTCATCGCCGTCGAACTCATGCTGGGCCTGCGGGACCCCATGTCGGCCTTCTTCGCGCTGGGTTTCCCGCTGATCATGCTCTGGGTGAAGCTGCGCGAGGGGAACAAGCGACTGCCCGGCGGTGCGCCGCTCGTCGACGCCACCGTGCCCATGCTGACCGTGTTCGTCATCGGGCTGGCCGGGCTGGTGGTGCTGCCCGCGACGCTGGCCCAGTACAGGGAGCGGCGGGTGTTGAAGCGGCTGCGGGCCACGCCCGCCTCGCCGGTCATGATCTTCGGCGCGCAGTGGGCCGCCCACATGGTCCTGGCCGTGCTCGGTACGGTGCTGATCGTGGGTGCCGGCGTGCTGGCGTACGGCCTGACCGCTCCCGCCAGCCTTCCCCTCGTGATCCTGGCGTGGCTGCTCGGCGCGCTGAGCCTGGGCGCCATCGGTCTGCTGCTGGGCGTGCTGGCGCCCAGCGGCCGGGCGGCGACCGTGATCGGGCTCGGGCTCTTCTTCCCCATGGTGTTCATGTCCGGCGCTGTGATCCCGCGCGAGAGCATGTCGGGCTCGATGCGGGCGATCGGTGACCTGACTCCGATGGCGCCGGCCGTCCAGGCGATTCGCGACGGTTGGGCGGGCAACGGAGCCTCGGCGGTTACGCTGGGAATCATGGTCGCTGTCTTCGTGGTGGCCGGCGTCGCTGCCGTCAGGGCGTTCCGCTGGTGA
- a CDS encoding AI-2E family transporter — MAAWCACLIVIGVVANYVFGFVAAMRIVALPVAVALLLTALLFPLTRRLRASGLRAIYATWITMLVALAALSGTGWIIGVRANAEFPGLVTQVRQTAKTVEGWLYTGPLNLEPIQLSGWVDEIATFVTERQQQITSTVLAGTVVVVEVLASIVLLLFVTFFLLKDGDRIWSWFLKGFGRMAPRVDRAGRTAWATLSHYVQGTVAVAAVHGVLMGVVLAIMGVPLWAALAVLIFLAGFIPIVGILFAGAVATLVTLGAKGPIYALIFIGILIVEQQLENHVLQPLIVGRVLHFHPLAIIIVLAVGGILAGIAGAVVAVPITAILYRAVPELFKDDPIPLPAGPVPRPPAQAVPPEKQPKQKD, encoded by the coding sequence ATGGCCGCGTGGTGCGCGTGTCTGATCGTCATCGGCGTCGTGGCCAACTACGTGTTCGGCTTCGTGGCGGCGATGCGCATCGTCGCCCTGCCGGTGGCGGTGGCCCTGCTGCTGACCGCGCTGCTGTTCCCGCTCACCCGGCGCCTGCGCGCGTCCGGCCTGCGGGCGATCTACGCCACCTGGATCACCATGCTCGTCGCCCTCGCTGCCTTGAGCGGGACGGGCTGGATCATCGGCGTCCGGGCCAACGCGGAGTTCCCCGGCCTGGTGACCCAGGTCAGGCAGACGGCCAAGACGGTGGAGGGCTGGCTCTATACCGGCCCGCTGAACCTGGAGCCCATCCAGCTCAGCGGCTGGGTGGACGAGATCGCCACGTTCGTCACCGAGCGGCAGCAGCAGATCACCTCGACGGTTCTCGCGGGCACCGTGGTGGTGGTCGAGGTGCTGGCCTCGATCGTGCTCCTGCTGTTCGTGACGTTCTTCCTGCTCAAGGATGGTGACCGGATCTGGTCCTGGTTCCTCAAGGGGTTCGGCCGGATGGCGCCACGGGTCGATCGGGCCGGGCGGACCGCCTGGGCCACGCTGTCCCACTACGTGCAGGGCACTGTGGCCGTAGCCGCGGTGCACGGCGTGCTCATGGGTGTGGTGCTGGCCATCATGGGCGTCCCGCTGTGGGCGGCACTGGCCGTGCTGATCTTCCTGGCCGGCTTCATCCCGATCGTCGGCATCCTCTTCGCCGGCGCGGTCGCGACGCTGGTCACGCTCGGCGCGAAGGGCCCGATCTACGCGCTGATCTTCATCGGCATCCTGATCGTCGAGCAGCAACTGGAGAACCACGTGCTCCAGCCGCTGATCGTCGGCCGGGTGCTGCACTTCCACCCGCTCGCGATCATTATCGTGCTGGCAGTCGGCGGCATCCTGGCAGGGATCGCGGGCGCGGTCGTGGCCGTGCCGATCACCGCCATTCTCTACCGGGCCGTGCCAGAGCTCTTCAAGGACGATCCGATCCCCCTCCCGGCAGGACCGGTCCCGAGACCACCGGCGCAGGCCGTACCTCCTGAGAAGCAACCCAAGCAGAAGGATTGA
- a CDS encoding ABC transporter ATP-binding protein: MAVIEINELTKTYHGTQALNGVSLRVERGEIFGIAGPNGAGKTTIVECVSGLRRPDGGTVRVLGLNPQNNRRALLQRIGAQLQEAALPDGIKVGEALRMYASFYDNPADWRAVMDEWGLTGRKGTRFASLSGGWKQRLFIALALVGDPEVVLLDELTTGLDPDARRTTWVLIRAMRDRGVTVVLVTHFMDEAEALCDRIAIVSGGRVIAEGSPRELITEARAASLEDAYFALTGRN, encoded by the coding sequence ATGGCAGTCATCGAGATCAACGAGCTCACGAAGACCTACCACGGCACCCAGGCCCTGAACGGCGTCTCCCTGCGGGTGGAGCGCGGCGAGATCTTCGGTATCGCCGGCCCCAACGGCGCGGGCAAGACGACGATCGTGGAATGCGTGTCGGGCCTGCGCCGGCCCGACGGCGGCACCGTACGGGTGCTGGGCCTGAACCCCCAGAACAACCGGCGCGCGCTCCTGCAGCGCATCGGGGCCCAGCTCCAGGAGGCGGCCCTCCCCGATGGGATCAAGGTCGGTGAGGCCCTGCGGATGTACGCCTCCTTCTACGACAACCCAGCCGATTGGCGCGCCGTCATGGACGAATGGGGTCTGACCGGCAGGAAGGGAACCCGGTTCGCGAGTCTGTCCGGCGGCTGGAAGCAGCGGCTGTTCATCGCCCTGGCGCTGGTGGGGGACCCGGAGGTGGTGCTGCTCGACGAGCTGACCACGGGCCTGGACCCCGACGCCCGCCGTACCACGTGGGTGCTGATCCGCGCCATGCGCGACCGTGGGGTGACCGTCGTGCTGGTGACGCACTTCATGGACGAGGCCGAGGCGCTCTGCGACCGGATCGCGATCGTCAGCGGCGGGCGGGTCATCGCCGAGGGCAGCCCGCGGGAGCTGATCACCGAGGCGCGGGCCGCCTCGCTGGAGGACGCCTACTTCGCACTCACCGGAAGGAACTGA
- a CDS encoding sensor histidine kinase, translating into MSRWAQAGGGHWEKTQAALPYLLVLIPALFSLLREWRPEALALALFAVAWHWSLVTAHPGWMARPWVVLVYFVVLLAAVAALVRIDTVFTVTGVGMFVQSFALLPGLWAYLGVAGTVGVLVAARPSDGRTPVELLASCVVGVLISSMVGLIIKTILGQNERLTETGLKLAALAEENANLQARLLTQAREAGMLGERQRMAREIHDTIAQSLTAIITQLEALGDVPEAGARLETIRALAKESLTEARRSVQALRPAPLEDAHLATALSGIAERWSLASGMPASVSVTGDPRPLHTEVESTLLRVAQEALANVAKHAAAGRVGLTLSYMEDVVALDVRDDGSGFVRDRAANGFGLVAMRQRVTRLAGTLEIETAPGQGTGISATVPAIPADAER; encoded by the coding sequence GTGAGCCGCTGGGCCCAGGCGGGCGGTGGTCACTGGGAGAAGACGCAGGCCGCGCTGCCGTACCTGCTCGTCCTGATCCCCGCGCTGTTCTCGCTGCTGCGTGAGTGGCGGCCGGAAGCCCTGGCCCTGGCGTTGTTCGCGGTGGCCTGGCACTGGTCGCTCGTGACCGCGCACCCCGGCTGGATGGCGCGGCCCTGGGTGGTGCTCGTCTACTTCGTCGTGCTGCTTGCCGCCGTCGCGGCGCTGGTGAGGATCGACACGGTGTTCACGGTGACGGGCGTGGGGATGTTTGTGCAGAGTTTCGCCCTTCTGCCGGGCTTATGGGCCTATCTCGGGGTGGCAGGGACAGTCGGCGTGCTGGTCGCCGCCCGGCCATCGGACGGCCGGACCCCCGTCGAACTGCTCGCCTCCTGCGTCGTGGGAGTGCTGATCTCCTCCATGGTCGGCCTGATCATCAAGACCATCCTGGGGCAGAACGAACGTCTCACCGAAACCGGCCTCAAACTGGCCGCCCTCGCAGAGGAGAACGCGAACCTGCAGGCCAGGCTCCTGACGCAGGCCCGCGAGGCCGGGATGCTCGGCGAGCGGCAGCGAATGGCCAGGGAGATCCACGACACCATCGCGCAGAGCCTGACCGCCATCATCACCCAGCTCGAAGCGCTCGGCGACGTGCCCGAGGCGGGCGCGCGGCTGGAGACGATACGGGCCCTGGCCAAGGAGAGCCTGACCGAGGCCCGCCGCTCGGTGCAGGCACTGCGTCCGGCGCCGCTGGAGGACGCCCACCTCGCCACCGCCCTGTCCGGGATCGCCGAGCGATGGTCGCTGGCCTCGGGCATGCCCGCCTCGGTATCCGTCACCGGCGACCCCCGCCCCCTCCACACCGAGGTGGAGAGCACGTTGTTGCGGGTGGCTCAGGAGGCTCTCGCCAACGTGGCCAAGCACGCCGCGGCCGGCCGGGTCGGGCTGACTCTGTCGTACATGGAGGATGTGGTGGCGCTGGACGTGCGTGATGACGGTTCGGGGTTCGTACGGGACCGCGCGGCGAACGGCTTCGGCCTTGTCGCCATGCGCCAGCGCGTCACCCGCCTGGCCGGCACCCTTGAGATCGAGACGGCCCCCGGCCAGGGCACAGGCATCTCGGCCACCGTTCCCGCGATCCCGGCCGACGCGGAGCGGTGA
- a CDS encoding DUF6966 domain-containing protein, which translates to MQKPVGVIQARIDKALPPVWDDGKECLVTTGYAVKIPSGVPVFEGEVANQGSWYMGGTDQIYIRDLEHPRSRGAGLMAASLEEDRLHTVLLALIELLDRVGETGWADALRRHLLEVEEARDRDSPELLQYAVRRILRLSGGMGSFADLVLMRDRKVLPEQNEFHSLRRQLFEVAWDELR; encoded by the coding sequence GTGCAGAAGCCGGTGGGAGTGATCCAGGCGCGTATCGACAAGGCACTTCCGCCGGTCTGGGACGACGGCAAGGAATGCCTCGTGACCACCGGCTATGCCGTCAAGATCCCCTCCGGTGTGCCAGTCTTCGAAGGAGAAGTCGCGAACCAGGGCTCCTGGTACATGGGCGGCACTGATCAGATCTACATCCGAGACCTGGAACATCCCCGGAGTAGAGGTGCTGGACTCATGGCCGCTTCGCTAGAGGAAGACCGCCTGCACACTGTGCTGCTCGCCCTGATCGAGTTGCTCGACCGCGTCGGCGAGACCGGGTGGGCCGACGCCCTGAGGCGCCACCTCCTGGAGGTCGAGGAGGCCCGTGACCGCGACTCGCCCGAACTGCTCCAGTACGCGGTCCGTCGCATCCTCAGACTCTCCGGTGGCATGGGCAGCTTCGCGGACCTGGTTCTGATGCGTGATCGGAAGGTGTTGCCAGAGCAGAACGAATTCCACAGCCTGCGAAGGCAACTGTTCGAGGTGGCCTGGGACGAGCTGCGCTAA
- a CDS encoding STAS domain-containing protein — protein sequence MTVIDIAPLAGATAPVPTLVRLSGNIGLFTTAQLRQRLINTLAHSSDLLVLDLSRVTFCGPGGLGVLVGVQGRARAQGITLALTGLPPFMARLLRTAGLDHRFPIMA from the coding sequence ATGACCGTCATCGACATCGCCCCACTCGCCGGGGCGACCGCCCCGGTGCCGACCCTCGTGCGGCTGTCCGGGAACATCGGCCTCTTCACCACAGCGCAGCTGCGCCAGCGACTGATCAACACCCTCGCGCACAGCAGCGACCTGCTCGTCCTGGACCTGTCCCGGGTCACCTTCTGCGGGCCCGGCGGGCTCGGCGTGCTGGTCGGCGTGCAAGGCCGTGCCCGGGCCCAGGGCATCACGCTGGCCCTGACCGGCCTTCCCCCGTTCATGGCCCGGCTGCTGCGCACCGCCGGCCTGGACCACCGCTTCCCGATCATGGCGTGA